The DNA sequence tttttttaaatagtacAGCTACACTGCCTTTTTAAATAGTACAGCTACACTGTCTTTTTAAATAGTACAGCTACACTGTCTTTTTAAATAGTACAGCTACACTGCCTTTTTAAATAGCACAGCTACACTGCCTTTTTAAATAGCACAGCTACACTGCCTTTTTAAATAGTACAGCTACACTGTCTTTTTAAATAGTACAGCTACACTGTCTTTTTAAATAGTACAGCTACACTGCATTTTTAAATAGCACAGCTACACTGCCTTTTTAAATAGCACAGATACACTGCCTTTTTAAATAGTACAGCTACACTGCCTTTTTAAACAGTACAGCTACACTGCCTTTTTAAATAGTACAGCTACACTGCCTTTTTAAATAGTACAGCTACACTGCCTTTTTAAATAGTACAGCTACACTGCCTTTTTGAATAGTACAGCTACACTGCCTTTTTAAATAGTACAGCTACACTGCCTTCAGAATGTTTTCcaacctcttgactttttcccacGCTGTTGTGctaaagcctgaatttaaaatgaattaaattgagattttgtgtcactggcctacacacaataccccataatgtcaaagtggaattatgttttttgtaATTTctacaaattatttaaaaaatgaaaagctgacatTTCTTGAatcaataactattcaacccctttgttatggtaagcttaaataagttcaggagtaaaaaacaAAAGTGCTTAACAATTCACATAATGAGTTGCACCGTGTGCAATTATAGTGTTTAATGtactttttgaatgactacctcatctctgtaccccacacatacaattatctgttaaggccctcagtcaagcagtgaatttcaaacacaaaaaCCACGGACGTTTTACAGTGCCTCACAAAGAAactcacctattggtagataaaaaaaatgtttttttaacgaTAAAAAAAAAAGCTGACAAGTATTTctatgagcatggtgaagttattaccactcttcatattttcaagcatggtggtggctgcatcatgttatgggtatgcttgtcattggcaggGACTAGGGAGTTTATTTTaggataataaaaaaaaaaacggaatagagctaagcagctgcaaaatcctagaggctttccaacaaacactgggagacaaattcacctttcagcgggacattaaccttaaacacaaggccaattatacactggatttgcttatcaagacgacattgaatgttcccgagtggcctagttactgttttgacttaaatcgtcttgaaaatctatggcacgacttgaaaatggctttctagcaatgatcaataaccaatttgacagagattgaagaattttgaaaataataacgtgcaaatattgtacagtcCAGGTGTGCAAAATTCTTAGAGACATACCATGGTAtattctaacatgcattgactcagcAGTGTCAATACTTATGAAATTAGAtattttttgtatttcattttttcaGTAAATTTGAAAAagacaaaaaaatgttttcactttgtcattatggggttttatgTGTCGAGGGGTGAGGGGGTAAAAAATGttgtcactttgtcattatggggttttatgTGTCGAGGGGTGAGGGGGTAAAAAATGttgtcactttgtcattatggggttttatgTGTCGATAGGTGAGAGGGTAAAaaatgttgtcattatggggttttatgTGTGGATAGGTGAGGGGGTAAAAAATGTTATCCGTTATGAATTCAGCCTTGtgacacaactaaatgtggaataagtgaatTCATGTCACTGCCTCCTCAGACTTGTTAAAACCTTGTCCTCGTTGGTTCACATTAGTTTGAACATTTACCAAGCTAATTGTTGAGGGAACGCTTTCAACGGAGGTGTTGaaattgtttattttgttttctGTAAAAGATGATAGCTAACTAACACACGTCCCCAGTCTGTTCTGGGGTTATGAGTTCAATGAATTTGTCCAAGCTTTTGTTGCTGTCATCAAATAACAATCttgatttatctctctctctccccaccatcCTCCAtcactacttctctctctctcctctctctcttcctgcatccctctctccccctcctcctctctattacTTTCCttacctctacccccccccccccccccactccagaCCTGACACGTAGCGCCAGCCTATCAGAGAAGGAGTTGAAGGAGGCGAGGGTGAGGTCACAGATCATCGCTGCCCAGTTGACCGTCCCGTCTGGCTGCTCCAACTCCCGCGGAGTCCAGCTCTTCAACCGCCGCCAGCAGAGAGTCAACGCCTTCACGCTAGAGAGCTGCGGGGAAAGAACGAGGgaagaggagcgagaggagagagacggagataccAGGAACAACAACCTGACATGGGAAGAAGACAGAGGGGGACCTAgtgaggggacagagacagacagacaactgaACTGCTGCGGGACAAAACAACCACTCTGGTCGCCACCCTCTGGAAGTGAGGTCACCGGAAGTGACATCATGAAGGACCCAGGTGACGAGCACATCTACGAGGAAGTGGAAACAGTGACACAGGAGAGACACTTCCAGCCGGTGAACGAGAgacaaggggaggaggaagagaggagtggagagagagaaagagaggaaatatACGAGGATATTGAGGGTGAAGTGAAGGATGAGATAATATCAGTAAATGACAACAACACTGGTCCAGTCAGAGAGGAAGTGGGGATGAATAGGGGGTCATACACATACCCCACAGCTCCTCCTGAGACTCGTAATGGCTTCCACAGCACCCAGGGGTCTGCTGGAGAGATCCAAAATGGCGGGCGAGTTTCTATGTCCCTGTCCAGACAGGCCCCCACCATCGTCAACCGGACAGCCAGACCCTTCTTTTCCCCGCCCACCGTACAACCCAAGTCCCCAAAGGCCAGGAGTCCCGTCATGGATAACAACATACCTCCAGCTCCCTCTTATCCTACCCCAACTCTTCCCCCAGCTACCTCAgactccactccccctctccctcctttcactGCCACTCGCCCCGTagccttctcccctcctccccctcctccctcataCCCCATGCCTCCTCTCCCAGCCTtccccatccatcctcctcctccctcccagtctctctccagtcctcccgCCATGTCTACCGTCATGTTCCCTAGGTCTACACCCGTCCCCCAGTACAACCCTCCTCCTACAGCTGCCCCAGTGTCCCAGTATCTACCCCCCAACCCTCCTGTCACCCACAACATCCCTCCTCCAAGTTCCCCTAGACCCAACACCTTTGTTCCCTTCACCCCTCAGCCTATAGGCCAACAGAACCAGCAGCAGCCAATCAAAACGGGAATCCTGGAGGAAGGGGCGGCGGCCATCAGACGATCGTCGACAGCCAGGAAGTCCATGTTCACCTTTAAGGAGAAGCCTGTCATGGCACCCAACCCTGAACTCCTCTCTCTGGTCCAGGGGAACGATGATAGGAAGAAGCACGGCCTCCGTTCCGTTCCCGACTCAGCCCCAGAGGAGGAGCTGCTGGCTCTGGGGGCCGAGGCCTCTAACTTCCTAgccagggaggaggtgaaggcggAGGCTGCCAACGTGCCGGAGTGGTCCTCCTGTCTCAAGAGCTCCAGGACCAGGGAGCCCAGGGGGCAGCACCAGCCAGAGCAGATCCTGACCAACGCATCAGGGAAGGGGGCCGAGCTGTTCGCTAAGCGCCAGTCCAGGATGGAGAAGTACGTAGTGGAGAACCAGAATGTGTCCGGTGGTGGAGGTGGTCAGATGAGGTCTCCATCTCCCACAGCATCTCTGCCGCCATCTTGGGTCTATCCATCTAATATGCCTGGCCGGGTCAAAGCTATCGCTAACAACACTGACCTCAGTGCCAGGCTGACCCGGACCCTCCAGACCCCTCAGCCCTCGAACAGGAGGCCCAGCCAGCAGGCTCAAACTCCGGCCCCGGTCCCCGAGGAACCACCCTTGGAGAACGGCTGCACCAAGATAGAGATGGACCTCTCCAGGCACAAGCCCTACCAGCTCAACTCCTCCCTGTTCATCTTCAACCCAGTCCAGGACTCTACCAGCACCCTGCTGAGCACTCTGCCCCGGGGGGCCCCGCCACCACCTAAACCCCTGGTCTCATCTGAGGCCTACTCCAGGCAGGCCTCCCtgccctcctccaaccctccatcaCACAACTACAACAGCCTGCCCCGCTTCAGGCCTACCCTGTCCCCCTCACTTCAGGCCCCATCAGGAGGAATTGGAGGTGGGGATAACTATCCTCCTCAACACGGGGGAACTCAGCTGAGGGACACCAggatcacctctcctgtctctgtcttctctccggAGAGAGTGGCCTCTCCTCGGTCGAGCGTCCAGACACCCAGACCCACCTTCTCTGCCAAGAGGGCAGGGATCGAACCCCAGGTGTGGAGGCCTTCTTTCTTCTACCAATAGATCTACTCTGCTTTTACTCTGTTTCTACTCTGAACTGTGTTAACATGACCAAAGTACAACAGATAGACAGAAAGAGCCTTATTTTACTATATTGCAAACAACAGATACAACGGATACACACAGTCGATTTATTAGATACCTAGATCCTACAGGATTAGACATCACTGTTGATGTTATTTCACAGTACAAAGCTCAACATAGATTATTTCTCTACACTTAAAGCCACACATTTTGTTTGAGCTCCTTGTGGAATCTTGATTTCATGGTTTTGCTGCTTCATTAGTGGTTAAATCAAATCCCAGAAAAGGAACATTATTTAATGTCAGATTAACAGGGGAATATTTGTCAAATagtacaataataataataataataacaaaaaatCCACTGAGTGTACTTCCGTCAACTTCTAAAGAAAATTGGGGTGAGAAATCGGGTTCACACTTTTTCCAGTGTTTTTCCCCTTCAAGTCTCCAGAAAGACTTGatacaaagagaaagagaaagaaagagagtgagagagagaagaagagaatagcagagagagagaagaagagaatagcaGAGATCAACAAAAGAAAACAAGATACACAAAGCCCTTTAACAGATGCTCCGGCGTCTATTTTATGATCTATGATTTTGTAATTTAATACAAGCTTACAGACATGAAAGTATCAGGCAGGGAACTCCCTTTTAATGTCTCTGTTTCTAATATAGACTGACTGCTgtttgaaatggcaccctattccctgtacagtacactacttttgaccagggcccataaggcgcaggtcaaaagtagtgcactgtacagggaatagggttccatttgagacgTAGACCTAGACTTCTGATTCTCAGTTTCTCAGCCCTTAGACGAGAACTACCAAATGATATACCGCTATTAGCATCCTGTGAGCCTCTGACTCTGAGGCCATCGATGTCAGTCATTTACACACTgcactgctgatagactgctatTAGCGTCCTGTGAGCCTCTGACTCTGAGGACATCGATGTCAGTCATTGCTGCTGCATTGCTGCATGCCATTTTGATGTAACGTATCTGAAATGTTTTTTACGACTTGACTGAGCCATAATTTCAGGTGAAGTGTTTATACGTAGAACGACATAGAATGAAAATATAACTTGTGATTGTTTTCAGATTTACGACGTTGTTTACTAAAACCAAATAGGTGAGCCTCAAAACATACAAGTGTTTGGAGCTAGtggacaataataataacaataataataataataataggtagAGCTTCCTCGTTTCTCTTATCTCTGATGCACTCATTTCCCATTCATAGAACAACAATatagaataaaaaaatatgttttcagaTGTGTTGATCACTAAACCAGCTAGCTGACAACAAGGACTTTGGTTGTTCTGTTTCTCTAATCTTTTATGTGCTGATTTCTGTTTTCCAATTCTGTATCTAGAAACTTCTCTTTTTTTCCTGTTTTGGACTGTTTCTTTTTCTCTCCTGATTAAACCTTTATCCTTTCTGTTTTCCTGGAAACTTCTTTCTTTTGTTTTGTCTTCTTTTTACCCTAGCCTGTCGTCTGTTTCTTCTACCCTGACGTTTTCCACTCATCTACCTTTATAGTACCCATAATCATAACCATAATCATGTTCTATTGCCATAGTTTACTGAAGCATATAGTACATCGACCACATGTATATCTCTGcaggaaaacatttaaaaacagtCAATAGACACCACACAAATGCATATTCCCAAAGACTAACACCGGATAAATACATCAAAGCAAAACCAACAATCagtcttttttttaaagaagtaaCAGTTTTAAAAGATTCTCTCTTAAGGTAATGGAAACACCCTGTACAATATGAGTGATCACACTGCATTCCacaacctgttttttttttttgtgaagaaaggGTCTTAGCTTTCTAAAAGCCCCCAAGGGTTAAAAGCATTCAGACAAATAGTATGACCCATGGCCCCTACCTTCAAAAGAATGGTATGACCCATTGGCCTTTCTTGTCTAGCATGAAAACATACTCCAGGCTCAAGGTACAGGTTACCCTTAGGGCCTAAGTAGGTACAGatatgtcacatgcttcgtagacAACAGATGCAGACaaacagtgacatgcttactgacgggcccttcccaacaatgcacagTTAAACATAAGATTAAaaagtgatacagtgaataacaaataaaaaataacatggctatatacaggaagtagaaaataacacggctatatacaggaagtagaaaataacacggctatatacaggaagtagaaaataacatggctatatacaggaagtagaaaataacatggctatatacagggagtagaaaataacacggctatatacaggaagtagaaaataacacggctatatacaggaagtagaaaataacatggctatatacaggaagtagaaaataacatggctatatacagggagtagaaaataacatggctatatacaggaagtaaaaaataacatggctatatacaggaagtagaaaataacatggctatatacagggagtagaaaataacatggctatatacaggaagtagaaaataacacagctatatacaggaagtaccagtaccgagaaatggacaggggtacgaggtaagtgaggtagctatgtactgtatatatttgtaagggtaaagtgactagcagcagcgtgtgtggtgagtgtgaaagagtgtgtgtgtgtggcgtcagtacgcatgtgtgtgcatgttatgtgtgtgtgtgggcgcatgtggtgtgtgtgtgtgtgcgttggggTTGTcggtgtaagtatgtgtgagtctgtgggtagagtcaagtgtgtgtgtgcatagagtcagtgcacaAGAGTTGGTGCAAatgggtcaatgcaggtagtctgggacaggtagccaTTTAAtttactatttagcagtcttgtttagaagTCTGatggctcgggggtagaagctattcagggtcctgttggttccagacttggtgcattggcaccgcttgccgtgtggtagcagagagaacagtgtatgactagggtggctggagtctttgacagtattttggaccttcctctgacaccgcctggtatagaggtcctggatggcagggaactcagccccagtgatgtactgggccgtacgcgctaccctctgttgtgccttgcggtcgcatggcaagcagttgccataccaagcggtgatgcagccagactagatgttctcaatggtgcagctgttgatTTTTTGGGGagaatctgagggcccatgccaaatcttttcagacttctgagggggaagaggcgttgtcgtgccctcttcacaactgtgttggtgtgtttggacgttgatagatccttagtgatgtggacacagaggaacttgaagctctcgacccgctccactgcagtCACGTGGATGTGAATGGGAGcacgctccccccccccccctgattactgtagtccaccatcagctcttttgtcttattgacattgagggagaggttgttgtcctgccacaacactgccaggtctctgacctcctccctattggctggTCTCATCATCGTTTACCACCATTGTGCAAAATAAACTTTCCAGTTTACCCCATTCGTTAACACTATCAATGTTTTCCTCTACTGGGTGAAttgccactttcaatgcaacatactgaAACAAAATGAACTAAGCAAGACTTAGTATACaagagattttttttttgcaCCCCAGTAGGATTATATTGCATTGACTCAGGGATGactcagcccgtactctacaGACCTGtgcggcataaccaatcagagctgcagtatccccatatgcaaatagaccattgccatatatggatttgTGCCATTCCTtagaactggactgtgtttacagcatgagcgatTGTGAGTAGATACATTTGTTGTGAGTAGATGCACTCATCAaagtgagagctgcatgtagccacatgTGAACATTTAGTTCATATCCTTTGCAACTTAGTGACTTATTAGCTCAGTTATAGATAGTTTGTAGTCAGCAGTGGAGGAGTGGTCGCCTCCAACAAGAacacaaaacatgtacatttctagacatctttgaaaagaaACTCAGGTAAAGAGCATTTCTTCTGTCTTAATAGGGccgtgttgtattttgagacagaaTGAGCTAAGTAGCCATTAGGCAGAGGCATCATTTGTTTTCTCtctaataatggtatgggaataatattTAACTTTATTTTGTATAGTGGGTTCTTGCATCTAACAACACATTTTCAGTCAcatccttgtctgaaggacaagtggatcaACAGGTTAATTTCAAGCCAGGCATATTTTTTCaaaaactcaacaacaacaaaaaaaacactgaaTGTAGGcttacattgaacaccacacattggctgttaatacaggctgaatgatagaacagctattttaCATGTTAgaatattatgggatgcattttcacctttgtttttgatggtagaccATTCTAATAGGTCTACATTAGGaccaaatagccacagtagccatTGTTATAACTGTAACTTATAGTGGGTACAACCTCAGTGTTTACAATAAAAGCACACCAGAAGTTGCACAGACTTTTCACAACGTTGAAGTTTGCGCCTTCAGCAGACCTGACATTTTCTCAGTGCCGAAAAAATATGTTTAGGGAACATTGCCATcgtgttgtcggcaaacttaatgatggtgttggagtcatgcacagtcgtgggtgaacagagagtacaggaggggacaaagcacgcacccctgagggacccctgtggtgagggtcagtgtggtggatgtgttgttgcctgccctcaccacttgggggccggcccgtcaggaagtccaggatcgagttgcagagggaggtgttcagtccctgGGACCTTAGcttagctttgagggcactatggtgttgaacactgagctgtagtcaatgaacagcattctcacataggggtTCCTTCTgttccaagtgggaaagggcagtgtggagagatctgtggatctgttggggcggtatgcaaatcggagtgggtccagtgtgtctgggatgatggtgttgatgtgagccatgatcagcctttaaAAGtattcttggacacagggactatggtggtctgcttgaaacatgttgctaTTACCGACTCTGTCAAAGAGAaaatgaaaatgtcagtgaagacacttgccagctggtcagcgcatgctcggagtacacgtcctggtagtccatctggccctgcggccttgtgaatgttgacttatTTAAagctcttactcacatcggctacggagggcatgatcacacagtcatccgtaacagctggtgctctcatagatgcttcagtgttgcttacctCGAAGCGAGGATAGAAGGCCTTTAGCTTATCTTACATTCATCTCTCTACCCTTGTTTAGCATCATCATGGTGTCTCATATTCATGTCTCTCTAACCTAGTTTAACATCATCTTGGTGTCTCACATTCATGTCTCTCTAACCTAGTTTAGCATCATCATGGTGTCTCACATTCATGTCTCTCTAACCTTGTTTAGCATCATCATGGTGTCTCACATTCATGTCTCTCTAACCTAGTTTAACATCATCATGGTGTCTCACATTCATGTCTCTCTAACCTTGTTTAGCATCATCATGGTGTCTCACATTCATGTCTCTCTAACCTAGTTTAGCATCATCATGGTTTCTCACATTCATGTCTCTCTAACCTTGTTTAGCATCATCATGGTGTCTCACATTCATGTCTCTGAACATTCACATGTCTTtatactctttactctctctccacAGATGAGGAAGGAGTCGCCTCCAACCCCGACCCACACCACCCCCACTCCCACCAGGACACCCCAGTTCACCCGTCGGTTCAGCAGCCCAGAGGGACCCCCCACTCCCAGTGGGGTCCGGTCCCCTACCCCCCAGACCagcatcacctcctcctcctcttccaggcCCCAGCACCAGGGCACCACCACACccacctcccctgtctccccacccTGGGAGACGAGGTGCCAGTCCCCCGCGGTGGTCAACCAGACCACCAAACCCTTCTCTACAGCCTCTTTATCCAGGCCTAAACCATCCACTACCACCTCACCTATATCGCCTGTATCTCCCTGGGGGTCCCGCTGTCAATCCCCTAACATCAACCAGACAACCAAGCCTTTCTCCACCACCATCTCCAACTCTTCCTCTTCCAGACCCTCTCACCAAGGCaccatcacctctcctctctccccctcacccctgtCCCCTCCCTGGGGTTCCAGATGCCAGTCTCCCATTGTCAGCCCCAACAACTCCAAGGCAAACCATCGCCTGTTAGCCAAGAACATCATCAACGCGGCCAAACGTAAAAACAGCCCGTCCCCAGGTGCTCTGAGCGGCCACAACCTCCCAATCTCCCCACTAGGTGACAACACCACCCACCAGCACCACCAGGGCTACGACCACAGTAGCAGCAGCTCCAAACCCCCCTTCAGCCCCTACCAGTCCAGGGCCATGGGGTGCCAGTCTCCCCCCTTCGCCAGCCCTCCTCCCACCCCTACAGGGGTGATCCGGTCCCCAGTAAGGCTCTACAACACCAGGTCCCTCACTGACTCGGATGCTTCGGTGGAATCGGAGGACTCTGGGCTGAGGTCTCCAGGACTGCAGCGTACCCACAACACCTGTCCCCGGGGCTGGGGCGGCAGCCTGAGGGTGAAGAGGGGCAGTTTTGGCACCGACCTCTAGGGGGAGCCGGGGAGAGAAGGTCAGGAGAAAGGACCATGAAGCGAAAtaagagaaagaaaaaaacaaacattgataAAAGGGTTTTGGATAATTCTTAATTTCATTGACCAATAGGAGCATCTAAGATGGAGGGCTAGCTCAGCGCTTGCCTCACAGGGGAGATATGGAAAGGACTTTGAAAGGAACTGACCTTGTGTGTTTGTTGCTTTGGAGTAAAGGACAATAATGTTGACCACATAGTAAAGAACCCGATGCCCTTACAATGCAGCTGGGACATAGAAGCAACCTGTCCGGTGATTTTAAAGTCAACTAAAACCCACTGATTTGGCTGGCTGGCTATAGAAGAGTCCAGGACCGTCAAGCTCAGAGCTAGCTCAACAGTGGGATTACTGAGAGGAGATTGAAGGGACAATTCACTGTTGCCTGTTCCTCTCATTCTTACATCTTTATAAAACACATTATACATTtattacacacacaaaaaaaaggaaaTGAAAGGGATTCTAAAATCCGAAGAGACTTGTGATATGGACCTTGTAATTGAAAAACAAAATGTGTTGTTGTAATCAAGCATTGCTGAAATGTAAAACGAGCTTTTGACTTTGACAAGAGTTCCTTGAATAATCAAATTATTACAGTAGCTTACTTATGTTtactcttaaaaaaaaaaaaaagtgtttattgTAATTTGtaccaaaaaaacaaacaaaaaaaggtaTACAGGCTAGAAGAAAAATACCAAAGACAATATCTGGAATGATGCAGTGTTTTCAAAACAGTGTTACACTTTTCATCCCCCACGTAAGACACTGATAATGGGGTGTCGTAGATAGGCCCTTTGCAGttgttttgtatatatatatatatatatatatgttttaatgtTGCTGGGTATACATTGGAATAGAAAAGAATGCAGTTAAACCATAGGTTGACGTGATGTTTGCAGGTCTGACACAGGTCAAACtggggggagaaaaagagggtgccattttaaaatggcaccctattctctacggtgcactactttacacccgAGCCTTATGggggggccctggtcaaaagtagtgcacgaaatagggtgccatttggaaacaGAGCACCATTTAGAACGCATACAGAGTATGAAGAGGTCCGTTTTAGTTCTGTAGTAGTCGTGTCTACAGGGAGGCAGGTATAGGAG is a window from the Oncorhynchus clarkii lewisi isolate Uvic-CL-2024 chromosome 14, UVic_Ocla_1.0, whole genome shotgun sequence genome containing:
- the LOC139366584 gene encoding synaptopodin-2-like isoform X2, which codes for MKDPGDEHIYEEVETVTQERHFQPVNERQGEEEERSGEREREEIYEDIEGEVKDEIISVNDNNTGPVREEVGMNRGSYTYPTAPPETRNGFHSTQGSAGEIQNGGRVSMSLSRQAPTIVNRTARPFFSPPTVQPKSPKARSPVMDNNIPPAPSYPTPTLPPATSDSTPPLPPFTATRPVAFSPPPPPPSYPMPPLPAFPIHPPPPSQSLSSPPAMSTVMFPRSTPVPQYNPPPTAAPVSQYLPPNPPVTHNIPPPSSPRPNTFVPFTPQPIGQQNQQQPIKTGILEEGAAAIRRSSTARKSMFTFKEKPVMAPNPELLSLVQGNDDRKKHGLRSVPDSAPEEELLALGAEASNFLAREEVKAEAANVPEWSSCLKSSRTREPRGQHQPEQILTNASGKGAELFAKRQSRMEKYVVENQNVSGGGGGQMRSPSPTASLPPSWVYPSNMPGRVKAIANNTDLSARLTRTLQTPQPSNRRPSQQAQTPAPVPEEPPLENGCTKIEMDLSRHKPYQLNSSLFIFNPVQDSTSTLLSTLPRGAPPPPKPLVSSEAYSRQASLPSSNPPSHNYNSLPRFRPTLSPSLQAPSGGIGGGDNYPPQHGGTQLRDTRITSPVSVFSPERVASPRSSVQTPRPTFSAKRAGIEPQMRKESPPTPTHTTPTPTRTPQFTRRFSSPEGPPTPSGVRSPTPQTSITSSSSSRPQHQGTTTPTSPVSPPWETRCQSPAVVNQTTKPFSTASLSRPKPSTTTSPISPVSPWGSRCQSPNINQTTKPFSTTISNSSSSRPSHQGTITSPLSPSPLSPPWGSRCQSPIVSPNNSKANHRLLAKNIINAAKRKNSPSPGALSGHNLPISPLGDNTTHQHHQGYDHSSSSSKPPFSPYQSRAMGCQSPPFASPPPTPTGVIRSPVRLYNTRSLTDSDASVESEDSGLRSPGLQRTHNTCPRGWGGSLRVKRGSFGTDL
- the LOC139366584 gene encoding synaptopodin-like isoform X1, translated to METERGHMSVRRGVSWSPGGGRKSLQGGQGRDVDTGNRESNASWEKRDYRGMKRQVTSTSTNQLARKTNLTRSASLSEKELKEARVRSQIIAAQLTVPSGCSNSRGVQLFNRRQQRVNAFTLESCGERTREEEREERDGDTRNNNLTWEEDRGGPSEGTETDRQLNCCGTKQPLWSPPSGSEVTGSDIMKDPGDEHIYEEVETVTQERHFQPVNERQGEEEERSGEREREEIYEDIEGEVKDEIISVNDNNTGPVREEVGMNRGSYTYPTAPPETRNGFHSTQGSAGEIQNGGRVSMSLSRQAPTIVNRTARPFFSPPTVQPKSPKARSPVMDNNIPPAPSYPTPTLPPATSDSTPPLPPFTATRPVAFSPPPPPPSYPMPPLPAFPIHPPPPSQSLSSPPAMSTVMFPRSTPVPQYNPPPTAAPVSQYLPPNPPVTHNIPPPSSPRPNTFVPFTPQPIGQQNQQQPIKTGILEEGAAAIRRSSTARKSMFTFKEKPVMAPNPELLSLVQGNDDRKKHGLRSVPDSAPEEELLALGAEASNFLAREEVKAEAANVPEWSSCLKSSRTREPRGQHQPEQILTNASGKGAELFAKRQSRMEKYVVENQNVSGGGGGQMRSPSPTASLPPSWVYPSNMPGRVKAIANNTDLSARLTRTLQTPQPSNRRPSQQAQTPAPVPEEPPLENGCTKIEMDLSRHKPYQLNSSLFIFNPVQDSTSTLLSTLPRGAPPPPKPLVSSEAYSRQASLPSSNPPSHNYNSLPRFRPTLSPSLQAPSGGIGGGDNYPPQHGGTQLRDTRITSPVSVFSPERVASPRSSVQTPRPTFSAKRAGIEPQMRKESPPTPTHTTPTPTRTPQFTRRFSSPEGPPTPSGVRSPTPQTSITSSSSSRPQHQGTTTPTSPVSPPWETRCQSPAVVNQTTKPFSTASLSRPKPSTTTSPISPVSPWGSRCQSPNINQTTKPFSTTISNSSSSRPSHQGTITSPLSPSPLSPPWGSRCQSPIVSPNNSKANHRLLAKNIINAAKRKNSPSPGALSGHNLPISPLGDNTTHQHHQGYDHSSSSSKPPFSPYQSRAMGCQSPPFASPPPTPTGVIRSPVRLYNTRSLTDSDASVESEDSGLRSPGLQRTHNTCPRGWGGSLRVKRGSFGTDL